The proteins below come from a single Yamadazyma tenuis chromosome 5, complete sequence genomic window:
- a CDS encoding agglutinin-like sequence (Als) protein → MIRLFWVLLWFCASPIAATQVTGIFTSFNDLTFQSSGYDQIPSSPSWYATLGWTINGANVAAGDTFTLTLDCVLKFTDSASTFNLAVGSTTYATCTYSNGELIVPYSTINCVVSSSITTSTSASGTVSFPFTFNPGGGGSSVDLTDSTCFSAGTNTASFHDGSNTLTHTFTVISENTSSNAKSYQLVRSMPSMKRTQIYHLGATCNGGIVSGSFGMTVSGFDCNNMHVGITNNLNDFLMVKPTYSSFSMTGTCSTSGYVVTFSNIPAGYRMFMDTLVPFPSNGYLGVTLTNTVVCGDGTTINANQFRDWNTYSSGSSGSSGNAIIVTTSTWTGATTKVTTLPYNTAAGNTETILVNVPIPTVTTTTTWTSSGTTTVTKSASIGSTATVIVDVPVPTTTLTSTWLSSYTTSVTQSASPGSTGTVIVDVPVPTTTLTSTWLSSYTTSVTQSASPGSTGTVIVDVPVPTTTLTSTWLSSYTTSVTQSASPGSTGTVIVDVPVPTTTLTSTWLSSYTTTITDSAGPGETGTVIVDVPVPTTTLTSTWLSSYTTTITDSAGPGETGTVIVDVPVPTSTVTKTWASSFKTTITQTADVGSTATVLVEVPTPTRTTTTTWASDYTTTETDYAETGGTDSVIIEVPTPTVYTTITWTGSETTTLTYTGETDTVVVEIPIPTNTVTKTWASSFKTTITQTADVGSTATVLVEVPTPTRTTTTTWASDYTTTETDYAETGGTDSVIIEVPTPTVYTTITWTGSETTTLTYTGETDTVVVEIPIPTNTVTKTWASSFKTTITQTADVGSTATVLVEVPTPTRTTTTTWASDYTTTETDYAETGGTDSVIIEVPTPTVYTTITWTGSETTTLTYTGETDTVVVEIPIPTNTVTKTWASSFKTTITQTADVGSTATVLVEVPTPTRTTTTTWASDYTTTETDYAETGGTDSVIIEVPTPTVYTTITWTGSETTTLTYTGETDTVVVEIPIPTNTVTKTWASSFKTTITQTADVGSTATVLVEVPTPTRTTTTTWASDYTTTETDYAETGGTDSVIIEVPTPTVYTTITWTGSETTTLTYTGETDTVVVEIPIPTNTVTKTWASSFKTTITQTADVGSTATVLVEVPTPTRTTTTTWASDYTTTETDYAETGGTDSVIIEVPTPTVYTTITWTGSETTTLTYTGETDTVVVEIPIPTNTVTKTWASSFKTTITQTADVGSTATVLVEVPTPTRTTTTTWASDYTTTETDYAETGGTDSVIIEVPTPTVYTTITWTGSETTTLTYTGETDTVVVEIPIPTNTVTKTWASSFKTTITQTADVGSTATVLVEVPTPTRTTTTTWASDYTTTETDYAETGGTDSVIIEVPTPTVYTTITWTGSETTTLTYTGETDTVVVEIPIPTNTVTKTWASSFKTTITQTADVGSTATVLVEVPTPTRTTTTTWASDYTTTETDYAETGGTDSVIIEVPTPTVYTTITWTGSETTTLTYTGETDTVVVEIPIPTNTVTKTWASSFKTTITQTADVGSTATVLVEVPTPTRTTTTTWASDYTTTETDYAETGGTDSVIIEVPTPTVYTTITWTGSETTTLTYTGETDTVVVEIPIPTNTVTKTWASSFKTTITQTADVGSTATVLVEVPTPTRTTTTTWASDYTTTETDYAETGGTDSVIIEVPTPTVYTTITWTGSETTTLTYTGETDTVVVEIPIPTNTVTKTWASSFKTTITQTADVGSTATVLVEVPTPTRTTTTTWASDYTTTETDYAETGGTDSVIIEVPTPTVYTTITWTGSETTTLTYTGETDTVVVEIPIPTNTVTKTWASSFKTTITQTADVGSTATVLVEVPTPTRTTTTTWASDYTTTETDYAETGGTDSVIIEVPTPTVYTTITWTGSETTTLTYTGETDTVVVEIPIPTNTVTKTWASSFKTTITQTADVGSTATVLVEVPTPTRTTTTTWASDYTTTETDYAETGGTDSVIIEVPTPTVYTTITWTGSETTTLTYTGETDTVVVEIPIPTNTVTKTWASSFKTTITQTADVGSTATVLVEVPTPTRTTTTTWASDYTTTETDYAETGGTDSVIIEVPTPTVYTTITWTGSETTTLTYTGETDTVVVEIPIPTNTVTKTWASSFKTTITQTADVGSTATVLVEVPTPTRTTTTTWASDYTTTETDYAETGGTDSVIIEVPTPTVYTTITWTGSETTTLTYTGETDTIVVEVPTPTITTTSTWASDFTGTETEYASSGGTDVIVIEVPTPVTTITSTWSGDYTTTVTESAASGETETVIVEVPTPITTITSTWSGDYTTTVTESAASGETETVIVEVPTPVVPVTTITSTWSGDYTTTVTESAASGETETVIVEVPTPVTTITSTWSGDYTTTVTESAASGETETVIVEVPTPVTTITSTWSGDYTTTVTESAASGETETVIVEVPTPITTITSTWSGDYTTTVTESAASGETETVIVEVPTPVTTITSTWSGDYTTTVTESAASGETETVIVEVPTPITTITSTWSGDYTTTVTESAASGETETVIVEVPTPVTTITSTWSGDYTTTVTESAASGETETVIVEVPTPITTITSTWSGDYTTTVTESAASGETETVIVEVPTPVTTITSTWSGDYTTTVTESAASGETETVIVEVPTPITTITSTWSGDYTTTVTESAASGETETVIVEVPTPVTTITSTWSGDYTTTITESAASGETETVIVEVPTPVVPVTTITSTWSGDYTTTVTESAASGETETVIVEVPTPVTTITSTWSGDYTTTVTESAASGETETVIVEVPTPITTITSTWSGDYTTTVTESAASGETETVIVEVPTPVVPVTTITSTWSGDYTTTVTESAASGETETVIVEVPTPITTITSTWAGSYTTTITAPPMSSGGIQTVIVEVPSSSASLVPPYRNSSIALSSSSTSLSASVTSIAAVVTDSSSFRGGSSSAYISSAGTTSSGTISSGTISQAGHTSYEYSGSTKPSETYSGSDTSSPDITVSATSSDTADTISTVNLSDAATSDSSVSGSPAHSTPAALSTSPAVTGPPTTSVSPASASGSSAGSGSWASAGGSASGLVSNSGKTQPTNPDINPTASTRTPTVSGQTSSASGSGSPEPTSTRSFSLAAENTSGFNTVTTNIPTTNTPTKGNNDQTGSSNTSERTTAVPSASSSSSQIPAINTYEGDAAKPSVSLYVLASMVLLKVFI, encoded by the coding sequence ATGATTAGGCTCTTTTGGGtacttctttggttttgtgCTTCACCTATTGCTGCGACGCAAGTTACCGGAATATTCACATCCTTCAATGACCTTACGTTTCAGTCGAGTGGATACGATCAGATCCCGCTGAGTCCTAGTTGGTACGCCACTTTGGGTTGGACAATTAACGGTGCAAATGTAGCAGCCGGTGACACCTTCACCTTGACTTTAGACTGTGTCTTGAAGTTTACAGATTCTGCCtccaccttcaacttggctgTAGGATCCACAACTTATGCCACTTGTACTTATAGTAACGGAGAATTGATCGTCCCATACTCCACTATCAACTGTGTGGTTTCCAGCAGCATCACTACTTCCACTTCTGCGTCTGGAACGGTGTCATTCCCCTTCACCTTTAATCCTGGGGGAGGTGGTAGTTCTGTTGATTTGACTGATTCTACTTGTTTTTCGGCTGGAACCAATACTGCTTCTTTCCATGACGGTAGCAATACTTTGACCCACACTTTCACGGTTATTTCAGAAaacacttcttcaaatgctAAGTCTTATCAACTAGTTAGATCAATGCCATCGATGAAAAGAACACAAATTTACCATTTGGGTGCTACCTGTAACGGTGGTATCGTCTCGGGATCTTTTGGTATGACTGTGAGTGGATTTGACTGTAACAACATGCACGTTGGTATTACcaataacttgaacgaCTTTTTGATGGTAAAGCCAACTTATTCCAGTTTTTCTATGACAGGTACCTGTAGTACCAGTGGTTATGTCGTAACTTTCAGTAATATTCCAGCTGGATATAGGATGTTTATGGATACTTTGGTTCCATTTCCCTCAAATGGTTACTTAGGAGTCACCCTCACCAATACTGTGGTGTGTGGTGATGGGACTACTATTAATGCCAATCAATTTCGGGATTGGAACACTTATTCCAGTGGAAGTTCGGGGTCCAGTGGTAATGCCATTATTGTCACTACTTCGACTTGGACTGGGGCCACTACCAAAGTCACCACTTTACCATATAACACAGCTGCTGGAAATACTGAAACCATCTTGGTGAATGTCCCAATTCCAACtgtcaccaccactacCACTTGGACTAGCCTGGGAACCACTACTGTCACAAAATCCGCTTCAATTGGTAGTACTGCTACTGTTATTGTGGACGTACCTGTTCCAACCACTACCTTAACCAGTACATGGTTAAGTAGTTATACTACTTCTGTCACTCAATCGGCCAGTCCTGGTTCAACGGGTACAGTTATTGTGGACGTACCTGTTCCAACCACTACCTTAACCAGTACATGGTTAAGTAGTTATACTACTTCTGTCACTCAATCGGCCAGTCCTGGTTCAACGGGTACAGTTATTGTGGACGTACCTGTTCCAACCACTACCTTAACCAGTACATGGTTAAGTAGTTATACTACTTCTGTCACTCAATCGGCCAGTCCTGGTTCAACGGGTACAGTTATTGTGGACGTACCTGTTCCAACCACTACCTTAACCAGTACATGGTTAAGTAGTTATACCACTACCATCACAGATTCTGCTGGCCCAGGAGAAACTGGAACAGTTATTGTGGATGTGCCTGTTCCAACCACTACCTTAACCAGTACATGGTTAAGTAGTTATACCACTACCATCACAGATTCTGCTGGCCCAGGAGAAACTGGAACAGTTATTGTGGATGTGCCAGTTCCTACTTCCACAGTCACTAAGACATGGGcaagcagtttcaaaaccaccattacaCAAACCGCTGACGTTGGTAGTACTGCAaccgttcttgttgaggtacctactccaactagaaccaccactactacctGGGCTAGTGACTATACTACCACTGAAACCGATTatgctgaaactggtggtaccgactcggttatcattgaagttccaactccaacggtttacaccaccattacTTGGACTGGAAGCGAAACCACTACCCTCACCTATACAGGGGAAACTGATaccgttgttgttgagattccaattccaactaaCACAGTCACTAAGACATGGGcaagcagtttcaaaaccaccattacaCAAACCGCTGACGTTGGTAGTACTGCAaccgttcttgttgaggtacctactccaactagaaccaccactactacctGGGCTAGTGACTATACTACCACTGAAACCGATTatgctgaaactggtggtaccgactcggttatcattgaagttccaactccaacggtttacaccaccattacTTGGACTGGAAGCGAAACCACTACCCTCACCTATACAGGGGAAACTGATaccgttgttgttgagattccaattccaactaaCACAGTCACTAAGACATGGGcaagcagtttcaaaaccaccattacaCAAACCGCTGACGTTGGTAGTACTGCAaccgttcttgttgaggtacctactccaactagaaccaccactactacctGGGCTAGTGACTATACTACCACTGAAACCGATTatgctgaaactggtggtaccgactcggttatcattgaagttccaactccaacggtttacaccaccattacTTGGACTGGAAGCGAAACCACTACCCTCACCTATACAGGGGAAACTGATaccgttgttgttgagattccaattccaactaaCACAGTCACTAAGACATGGGcaagcagtttcaaaaccaccattacaCAAACCGCTGACGTTGGTAGTACTGCAaccgttcttgttgaggtacctactccaactagaaccaccactactacctGGGCTAGTGACTATACTACCACTGAAACCGATTatgctgaaactggtggtaccgactcggttatcattgaagttccaactccaacggtttacaccaccattacTTGGACTGGAAGCGAAACCACTACCCTCACCTATACAGGGGAAACTGATaccgttgttgttgagattccaattccaactaaCACAGTCACTAAGACATGGGcaagcagtttcaaaaccaccattacaCAAACCGCTGACGTTGGTAGTACTGCAaccgttcttgttgaggtacctactccaactagaaccaccactactacctGGGCTAGTGACTATACTACCACTGAAACCGATTatgctgaaactggtggtaccgactcggttatcattgaagttccaactccaacggtttacaccaccattacTTGGACTGGAAGCGAAACCACTACCCTCACCTATACAGGGGAAACTGATaccgttgttgttgagattccaattccaactaaCACAGTCACTAAGACATGGGcaagcagtttcaaaaccaccattacaCAAACCGCTGACGTTGGTAGTACTGCAaccgttcttgttgaggtacctactccaactagaaccaccactactacctGGGCTAGTGACTATACTACCACTGAAACCGATTatgctgaaactggtggtaccgactcggttatcattgaagttccaactccaacggtttacaccaccattacTTGGACTGGAAGCGAAACCACTACCCTCACCTATACAGGGGAAACTGATaccgttgttgttgagattccaattccaactaaCACAGTCACTAAGACATGGGcaagcagtttcaaaaccaccattacaCAAACCGCTGACGTTGGTAGTACTGCAaccgttcttgttgaggtacctactccaactagaaccaccactactacctGGGCTAGTGACTATACTACCACTGAAACCGATTatgctgaaactggtggtaccgactcggttatcattgaagttccaactccaacggtttacaccaccattacTTGGACTGGAAGCGAAACCACTACCCTCACCTATACAGGGGAAACTGATaccgttgttgttgagattccaattccaactaaCACAGTCACTAAGACATGGGcaagcagtttcaaaaccaccattacaCAAACCGCTGACGTTGGTAGTACTGCAaccgttcttgttgaggtacctactccaactagaaccaccactactacctGGGCTAGTGACTATACTACCACTGAAACCGATTatgctgaaactggtggtaccgactcggttatcattgaagttccaactccaacggtttacaccaccattacTTGGACTGGAAGCGAAACCACTACCCTCACCTATACAGGGGAAACTGATaccgttgttgttgagattccaattccaactaaCACAGTCACTAAGACATGGGcaagcagtttcaaaaccaccattacaCAAACCGCTGACGTTGGTAGTACTGCAaccgttcttgttgaggtacctactccaactagaaccaccactactacctGGGCTAGTGACTATACTACCACTGAAACCGATTatgctgaaactggtggtaccgactcggttatcattgaagttccaactccaacggtttacaccaccattacTTGGACTGGAAGCGAAACCACTACCCTCACCTATACAGGGGAAACTGATaccgttgttgttgagattccaattccaactaaCACAGTCACTAAGACATGGGcaagcagtttcaaaaccaccattacaCAAACCGCTGACGTTGGTAGTACTGCAaccgttcttgttgaggtacctactccaactagaaccaccactactacctGGGCTAGTGACTATACTACCACTGAAACCGATTatgctgaaactggtggtaccgactcggttatcattgaagttccaactccaacggtttacaccaccattacTTGGACTGGAAGCGAAACCACTACCCTCACCTATACAGGGGAAACTGATaccgttgttgttgagattccaattccaactaaCACAGTCACTAAGACATGGGcaagcagtttcaaaaccaccattacaCAAACCGCTGACGTTGGTAGTACTGCAaccgttcttgttgaggtacctactccaactagaaccaccactactacctGGGCTAGTGACTATACTACCACTGAAACCGATTatgctgaaactggtggtaccgactcggttatcattgaagttccaactccaacggtttacaccaccattacTTGGACTGGAAGCGAAACCACTACCCTCACCTATACAGGGGAAACTGATaccgttgttgttgagattccaattccaactaaCACAGTCACTAAGACATGGGcaagcagtttcaaaaccaccattacaCAAACCGCTGACGTTGGTAGTACTGCAaccgttcttgttgaggtacctactccaactagaaccaccactactacctGGGCTAGTGACTATACTACCACTGAAACCGATTatgctgaaactggtggtaccgactcggttatcattgaagttccaactccaacggtttacaccaccattacTTGGACTGGAAGCGAAACCACTACCCTCACCTATACAGGGGAAACTGATaccgttgttgttgagattccaattccaactaaCACAGTCACTAAGACATGGGcaagcagtttcaaaaccaccattacaCAAACCGCTGACGTTGGTAGTACTGCAaccgttcttgttgaggtacctactccaactagaaccaccactactacctGGGCTAGTGACTATACTACCACTGAAACCGATTatgctgaaactggtggtaccgactcggttatcattgaagttccaactccaacggtttacaccaccattacTTGGACTGGAAGCGAAACCACTACCCTCACCTATACAGGGGAAACTGATaccgttgttgttgagattccaattccaactaaCACAGTCACTAAGACATGGGcaagcagtttcaaaaccaccattacaCAAACCGCTGACGTTGGTAGTACTGCAaccgttcttgttgaggtacctactccaactagaaccaccactactacctGGGCTAGTGACTATACTACCACTGAAACCGATTatgctgaaactggtggtaccgactcggttatcattgaagttccaactccaacggtttacaccaccattacTTGGACTGGAAGCGAAACCACTACCCTCACCTATACAGGGGAAACTGATaccgttgttgttgagattccaattccaactaaCACAGTCACTAAGACATGGGcaagcagtttcaaaaccaccattacaCAAACCGCTGACGTTGGTAGTACTGCAaccgttcttgttgaggtacctactccaactagaaccaccactactacctGGGCTAGTGACTATACTACCACTGAAACCGATTatgctgaaactggtggtaccgactcggttatcattgaagttccaactccaacggtttacaccaccattacTTGGACTGGAAGCGAAACCACTACCCTCACCTATACAGGGGAAACTGATaccgttgttgttgagattccaattccaactaaCACAGTCACTAAGACATGGGcaagcagtttcaaaaccaccattacaCAAACCGCTGACGTTGGTAGTACTGCAaccgttcttgttgaggtacctactccaactagaaccaccactactacctGGGCTAGTGACTATACTACCACTGAAACCGATTatgctgaaactggtggtaccgactcggttatcattgaagttccaactccaacggtttacaccaccattacTTGGACTGGAAGCGAAACCACTACCCTCACCTATACAGGGGAAACTGATaccattgttgttgaagtaccTACTCCAACTATAACAACAACCAGTACTTGGGCTAGTGATTTTACTGGTACTGAAACTGAATATGCATCTTCCGGGGGTACGGATGTAATAGTAATTGAAGTGCCTACTCCAGTGACAACCATTaccagtacttggagtGGAGATTATACCACGACTGTCACTGAatcagctgcttctggtgaaaccgaaactgtgattgttgaagtaccTACTCCAATCACTACTATCACTAGTACTTGGAGTGGAGATTATACCACGACTGTCACTGAatcagctgcttctggtgaaaccgaaactgtgattgttgaagtaccTACTCCAGTTGTTCCAGTGACAACCATTaccagtacttggagtGGAGATTATACTACGACTGTCACTGAatcagctgcttctggtgaaaccgaaactgtgattgttgaagtgCCTACTCCAGTGACAACCATTaccagtacttggagtGGAGATTATACCACGACTGTCACTGAatcagctgcttctggtgaaaccgaaactgtgattgttgaagtgCCTACTCCAGTGACAACCATTaccagtacttggagtGGAGATTATACCACGACTGTCACTGAatcagctgcttctggtgaaaccgaaactgtgattgttgaagtaccTACTCCAATCACTACTATCACTAGTACTTGGAGTGGAGATTATACCACGACTGTCACTGAatcagctgcttctggtgaaaccgaaactgtgattgttgaagtgCCTACTCCAGTGACAACCATTaccagtacttggagtGGAGATTATACCACGACTGTCACTGAatcagctgcttctggtgaaaccgaaactgtgattgttgaagtgCCTACTCCAATCACTACTATCACTAGTACTTGGAGTGGAGATTATACCACGACTGTCACTGAatcagctgcttctggtgaaaccgaaactgtgattgttgaagtgCCTACTCCAGTGACAACCATTaccagtacttggagtGGAGATTATACCACGACTGTCACTGAatcagctgcttctggtgaaaccgaaactgtgattgttgaagtgCCTACTCCAATCACTACTATCACTAGTACTTGGAGTGGAGATTATACCACGACTGTCACTGAatcagctgcttctggtgaaaccgaaactgtgattgttgaagtgCCTACTCCAGTGACAACCATTaccagtacttggagtGGAGATTATACCACGACTGTCACTGAatcagctgcttctggtgaaaccgaaactgtgattgttgaagtaccTACTCCAATCACTACTATCACTAGTACTTGGAGTGGAGATTATACCACGACTGTCACTGAatcagctgcttctggtgaaaccgaaactgtgattgttgaagtgCCTACTCCAGTGACAACCATTaccagtacttggagtGGAGATTATACTACGACTATCACTGAatcagctgcttctggtgaaaccgaaactgtgattgttgaagtaccTACTCCAGTTGTTCCAGTGACAACCATTaccagtacttggagtGGAGATTATACTACGACTGTCACTGAatcagctgcttctggtgaaaccgaaactgtgattgttgaagtgCCTACTCCAGTGACAACCATTaccagtacttggagtGGAGATTATACCACGACTGTCACTGAatcagctgcttctggtgaaaccgaaactgtgattgttgaagtgCCTACTCCAATCACTACTATCACTAGTACTTGGAGTGGAGATTATACCACGACTGTCACTGAatcagctgcttctggtgaaaccgaaactgtgattgttgaagtaccTACTCCAGTTGTTCCAGTGACAACCATTaccagtacttggagtGGAGATTATACCACGACTGTCACTGAatcagctgcttctggtgaaaccgaaactgtgattgttgaagtgCCTACTCCAATCACTACTATCACTAGTACGTGGGCCGGGTCCTATACCACCACTATTACGGCTCCTCCAATGTCTTCAGGAGGAATACAAACAGTAATAGTGGAAGTGCCTTCTTCATCTGCATCCTTGGTACCACCATACAGAAACAGTTCGATTGCGTTATCGTCTTCGCTGACTTCGCTTAGTGCTAGCGTCACGAGCATTGCAGCTGTTGTAACTGATTCGAGTAGCTTTAGAGGAGGCAGCTCAAGTGCTTATATTTCATCAGCTGGAACCACTTCTTCTGGaaccatttcttctggaaCCATTTCGCAGGCAGGACACACCAGTTATGAGTACTCGGGCAGCACAAAACCATCGGAAACATACAGTGGTTCGGACACCAGTTCACCAGATATTACTGTCAGTGCAACCAGCTCTGATACAGCTGATACGATCAGCACTGTGAATCTATCAGATGCTGCTACCTCAGATAGTTCTGTTTCTGGTTCTCCAGCACATTCAACACCCGCCGCTTTATCGACATCTCCTGCTGTTACTGGTCCACCTACCACGTCAGTTTCACCAGCATCTGCCTCGGGTTCTTCTGCCGGTTCCGGTTCCTGGGCTTCTGCAGGTGGTTCAGCAAGTGGCTTAGTCTCAAACAGCGGTAAGACTCAACCAACCAATCCCGACATTAACCCAACAGCCAGCACTAGAACACCAACTGTTTCAGGACAAACTAGCAGTGCTTCAGGATCCGGTTCTCCGGAACCAACTTCCACCAGAAGCTTTTCGCTTGCAGCAGAAAATACCCTGGGTTTCAATACTGTTACGACCAATATTCCCACGACCAATACCCCTACCAAGGGCAATAATGACCAGACTGGGAGCTCCAACACTTCGGAAAGAACCACTGCTGTGCCCTCTGCTTCTTCGAGTTCCAGTCAGATCCCTGCAATCAACACTTATGAAGGCGATGCTGCCAAACCAAGTGTTTCTTTATACGTTTTAGCCTCGATGGTTTTGCTCAAGGTTTTCATCTAA
- the RAX1 gene encoding Bud site selection protein, Revert to axial protein 1 (EggNog:ENOG503NTZZ; COG:S), with amino-acid sequence MDEKYQQDYPNSHYLSNLNNLNGTNQHVDLNRLPTLGEILSNRTKSPVDLFTFYNFMREIENRVEYLDFWFDLVNHLNLCKYYVKGLRQSLLKQQNLHQQRASNLSENHKSLSSSVLLDMIINDDILQDNDSNRLSQFLRGDLNVTDPKLVDLINQYEADYDPKTQRDSGASSIPLMNSPQQQYQQQYQSQYDETFRPPSGFSSIGEKRISSQSKLMEGLSTSEDVENRMDPHYQGAGANYTQVNRDSSINPSLLEKLVKSSPHDSMSGSLITRNKLKDSTQSLLLKYFVEDAEKYLNLPGHLNQYIIKSIEIDGRDDPDIFNGVKSYIFNKIENEHLPNFLNFIAIKNLNSNFIRIIVGLFFLFIAFWIGYVLIFLDYSKSLRIPVLVPFFIGFYCLVSAIYLIDPVLVWFKRSQSFQESTRFIRLQEPFIFKLLVKRSLWTLG; translated from the exons ATGGACGAGAAGTACCAGCAGGATTACCCCAACTCTCACTACTTGAgtaacttgaacaacttgaatggTACCAATCAGCATGTGGACCTTAATCGATTACCCACGTTAGGAGAGATATTATCTAACAGAACCAAGTCACCAGTTGACCTCTTCACTTTTTACAACTTTATGAGAGAAATAGAGAATAGAGtggagtacttggacttctggtttgatttggtcaaCCACCTCAACTTGTGTAAGTATTATGTCAAAGGATTGAGACAATCACTCTTAAAACAACAGAACCTCCATCAGCAAAGGGCATCCAACTTACTGGAAAATCATAAGAGTTTAAGTTCCAGtgtgttgttggatatgATCATCAACGATGATATTCTTCAGGACAATGACTCCAACCGGTTGTCCCAGTTTTTAAGAGGAGACTTGAATGTGACCGACCCTAAATTGGTagatttgatcaaccagTATGAGGCTGACTATGACCCAAAAACGCAAAGAGACTCGGGAGCCTCTAGCATTCCATTGATGAACCTGCCTCAGCAGCAGTACCAACAACAGTACCAACTGCAGTATGATGAAACTTTCAGGCCTCCAAGTGGGTTTTCTTCCATTGGAGAAAAGCGAATTTCTTCCCAATCCAAGCTAATGGAAGGCCTCCTGACATCTGAAGACGTCGAAAATAGAATGGATCCCCACTACCAAGGCGCTGGCGCGAACTACACTCAAGTGAACCGAGATTCCTCGATAAACCCATCATTACTCGAGAAGCTCGTAAAGAGTTCGCCTCATGATAGCATGTCAGGTAGCCTTATCACCAGAAACAAGTTAAAAGACTCGACACAAAGCTTGCTTCTCAAGTACTTTGTGGAAGATGCAgagaagtacttgaacttaCCAGGTCATTTGAATCAATATATCATCAAATCGATCGAAATCGATGGTAGAGATGATCCCGATATTTTTAATGGAGTCAAATCATatattttcaacaagatcgAAAACGAACATTTgcccaacttcttgaacttcatagccatcaaaaacttgaactccaactttATCAGAATCATTGTTGGGTTGTTTTTCCTTTTCATTGCATTTTGGATCGGCTACGTTTTAATCTTTTTGGACTATTCCAAGTCCCTCAGAATTCCGGTGTTAGTGCCGTTCTTCATTGGATTCTACTGTCTAGTTTCAGCCATCTACTTAATTGATCCAGTGTTGGTGTGGTTTAAACGATCTCAATCATTTCAAGAATCTACAAGGTTCATACGATTGCAGGAGCCAtttatcttcaagttattggtgaaaagaagtttATGG ACCTTAGGCTAA